The following coding sequences lie in one Anaerolineales bacterium genomic window:
- a CDS encoding DUF1761 domain-containing protein, which translates to MDFGSVNWLAVVACVVVSMISGTLWYNPRTFFPVWWKGIGKKEGDVPGMAGAMGITWALTVLASLVQAVFMALAVNALGSLMGGPSLTTGATIGFLIWLGFIAPTYLVNKLFAGHGLKVWAIEAGNHLVNFVLFGAILGAWR; encoded by the coding sequence ATGGACTTCGGATCGGTCAATTGGCTGGCTGTGGTCGCCTGTGTCGTCGTCAGTATGATCAGCGGCACGCTCTGGTACAACCCGCGGACGTTCTTCCCTGTCTGGTGGAAAGGCATCGGCAAGAAGGAAGGCGATGTCCCAGGCATGGCCGGCGCGATGGGCATCACCTGGGCCCTGACGGTGTTGGCCTCGCTGGTCCAGGCTGTGTTCATGGCGTTGGCGGTGAACGCTCTGGGGAGCCTGATGGGTGGGCCAAGCCTGACCACCGGGGCGACAATTGGCTTCTTGATCTGGCTGGGCTTCATCGCCCCCACATACCTTGTCAACAAGCTGTTCGCCGGGCACGGGCTCAAGGTCTGGGCGATCGAAGCCGGCAACCACCTGGTCAACTTCGTCCTGTTCGGGGCCATTCTGGGCGCCTGGCGCTAG
- the pckA gene encoding phosphoenolpyruvate carboxykinase (ATP) codes for MNNLLSIRTPAQAQAGVLKSDFGLESMGLANLNQVYWNLPTEALVEEALFRREGQLTQSGPLVVDTGKHTARAASDKYIVSEDSSREQVWWGQYNRPFSPAAFDELYFRLQGYLQGRDVFVQDCFAGADPAYRLPLRVITEHAWHSLFARTMFLLPETADEYKQHVPDFTVIAVPSFRALPQIDSTSSDTFIVVNFEQRLCLIGNTAYGGEIKKSIFTVMNYLLPLQGVMPMHCSANVGPAGDVALFFGLSGTGKTTLSADPSRQLIGDDEHGWSDEGVFNFEAGCYAKVIQLSPSAEPQITACTRRFGTILENVVYDPVTRKIDLDDETLTENTRASYPLNFIPNAVPEKRAGHPKSIVLLTCDASGVMPPVARLTPDQALYQFISGYTAKIAGTEIGLREEPEITFSACFGAPFMVHHPMAYADLLRRKILRHDVTCWLVNTGWVGGPYGIGKRISIGYTRALLNAALSGKLSEVEYWRDPVFGFDVPRSCDGVPASVLDPGASWSSQEAYLQKYRELGARFIDNFHKFADGCPPEVVEAGPRLP; via the coding sequence ATGAACAACTTGCTCTCCATCCGCACCCCGGCCCAGGCACAGGCAGGCGTCCTGAAGAGCGACTTTGGGCTCGAAAGCATGGGTCTGGCCAACCTGAACCAGGTGTACTGGAATCTGCCGACCGAGGCTCTGGTTGAAGAAGCGTTGTTCCGCCGCGAGGGGCAGCTGACTCAGTCCGGCCCGCTTGTCGTGGACACCGGCAAGCACACTGCCCGCGCCGCATCCGACAAGTACATTGTCTCCGAAGACAGCAGCCGGGAGCAGGTGTGGTGGGGACAGTACAACCGGCCCTTCAGCCCGGCGGCCTTCGACGAGCTGTACTTCCGGCTGCAAGGGTATCTGCAGGGGCGAGATGTGTTTGTCCAGGACTGCTTCGCCGGCGCCGATCCCGCCTATCGTTTGCCGCTGCGAGTGATCACCGAGCACGCCTGGCACAGCCTGTTCGCCCGCACGATGTTCCTCCTGCCCGAAACGGCTGATGAGTACAAGCAGCATGTTCCGGACTTCACGGTGATCGCAGTTCCGTCCTTCCGAGCCCTGCCGCAGATCGACAGCACGAGCAGCGACACCTTCATCGTCGTCAACTTCGAGCAGCGGCTGTGCCTGATCGGGAACACCGCCTACGGAGGGGAGATCAAGAAATCCATCTTCACCGTGATGAACTACCTGCTCCCGCTGCAGGGCGTGATGCCGATGCACTGTTCGGCGAATGTCGGTCCGGCCGGCGATGTGGCCCTGTTCTTCGGGCTTTCCGGCACCGGCAAGACGACGCTCTCGGCGGATCCGTCGCGCCAGCTGATCGGCGATGACGAGCACGGTTGGAGCGACGAGGGGGTGTTCAATTTCGAGGCCGGCTGCTATGCCAAGGTGATCCAGCTCTCGCCCAGCGCCGAGCCTCAGATCACCGCCTGCACCCGTCGCTTCGGAACGATCCTGGAGAACGTGGTTTATGACCCGGTGACGCGCAAGATCGACCTGGATGACGAGACGCTCACCGAGAACACCCGGGCTTCGTATCCGCTCAATTTCATCCCGAACGCCGTGCCGGAGAAGCGCGCTGGACATCCGAAGAGCATTGTCTTGCTCACCTGCGATGCCTCGGGGGTCATGCCGCCCGTGGCCCGCCTGACGCCGGATCAAGCCCTGTACCAGTTTATCTCCGGCTACACCGCCAAGATCGCCGGAACCGAAATCGGCCTGCGGGAAGAGCCGGAGATCACGTTCAGCGCCTGCTTTGGCGCGCCCTTCATGGTTCACCATCCGATGGCCTACGCCGACTTGCTCAGGCGCAAAATCCTACGCCACGATGTCACGTGCTGGCTGGTCAACACCGGCTGGGTGGGGGGTCCGTACGGAATCGGCAAACGCATCAGCATCGGCTACACCCGGGCGCTGCTCAATGCCGCCTTGAGTGGAAAGCTGTCGGAGGTGGAGTACTGGCGCGACCCGGTGTTCGGCTTCGATGTACCGCGCAGCTGTGATGGCGTGCCGGCCAGCGTGCTGGATCCTGGCGCCTCCTGGTCGAGCCAGGAGGCGTACCTGCAGAAGTACCGCGAGTTGGGCGCGCGCTTCATCGACAACTTCCACAAGTTCGCCGATGGCTGCCCGCCAGAGGTGGTCGAGGCCGGGCCGAGACTGCCCTAG